A window of the Phaseolus vulgaris cultivar G19833 chromosome 5, P. vulgaris v2.0, whole genome shotgun sequence genome harbors these coding sequences:
- the LOC137834215 gene encoding uncharacterized protein → MKADLRDVVPHDNDPVVILVVTAGRKVHRVLVDQGSSANVMFWPTFNKLQLSPDQLRPYTGCLYGFAGDQVEVRGYLELRTTFTDGSASRTENIRYLVVNAHSAYNILLGRPTLNRLRGVSFTRHMKLKLLDLSGKVIMIKSDQQEAKKCYENSLKTKRGVFMVVERPPMEEAPMEEDCVGASCVENARERRPELAENVVERQIGGKTFKLSRSLDQEEQNQVAEVISRHLDAFAWSASDMPGIDPDFLCHRLTMDPKVRPVRQRRRKFNEERQLVVQEETRKMLNANHIREIQYPDWLANVVLVKKANGKWRMCVDFTDLNKACPKDSYPLPRINALVESASGCRMLNFLDAFSGYNQIKMHPRDECKTAFMTETSCYCYTVMSFGLKNAGATYQRLMDKVLAPMLGRNVQAYVDDMVVTS, encoded by the coding sequence ATGAAGGCTGATCTTCGCGACGTCGTTCCTCATGATAACGACCCCGTGGTGATTTTGGTTGTAACCGCGGGGAGGAAAGTACACCGAGTGCTGGTAGACCAAGGCAGCTCGGCgaatgtgatgttctggcctaCGTTTAATAAGTTGCAGCTGTCTCCTGATCAGCTTAGGCCATACAcggggtgtttgtatggttttgcgGGAGATCAAGTGGAGGTGCGTGGTTATTTGGAGTTGAGGACAACTTTTACAGATGGCTCCGCATCTCGCACAGAAAACATAAGATACCTAGTTGTAAACGCCCACTCGGCGTACAACATCTTATTGGGAAGGCCGACCCTAAATCGGCTTAGGGGGGTGTCGTTTACACgccatatgaagttgaagctgctcGATCTTAGTGGGAAGGTGATCATGATCAAATCCGATCAGCAAGAGGccaagaagtgctatgagaatagcctcaaaaCGAAGAGGGGCGTGTTCATGGTAGTAGAGCGCCCACCCATGGAGGAGGCGCCCATGGAGGAGGACTGTGTAGGCGCATCCTGCGTAGAGAACGCCCGGGAGAGGCGACCCGAGCTAGCTGAGAATGTTGTGGAAAGGCAAATTGGTGGTAAGACATTCAAGTTGAGTAGGTCGTTAGACCAAGAGGAGCAAAATCAGGTGGCAGAGGTGATATCACGTCATCTAgacgccttcgcatggtccgcctcggacatgccaggtATTGACCCAGATTTTCTATGCCAccgcctcaccatggaccccaaaGTCCgacccgtgcgtcagagaagaagaaagtttaacgaagaaaGGCAGCTGGTCGTACAAGAAGAGACGAGGAAGATGTTGAACGCCaaccacattagggagattcaataTCCTGACTGGTTGGCCAATGTGGTtttggtgaagaaggccaatgggaagtggaggatgtgcgtagatttcactgacctcaacaaggcgtgcccaaaggattcgtaccctTTGCCAAGGATCAACGCGTTGGTGGAGAGCGCCTCGGGTTGTAGAATGCTCAATTTTTTGGACGCGttctcagggtataatcagatcaagatgcacccccgCGACGAGTGCAAAACGGCGTTCATGACCGAGACATCCTGCTACTGTTACACAGTGATGTCATTCGGCCTGAAgaacgcaggcgccacctatcagaggttgatggataaggtccttgcacccatgttGGGAAGAAACGTGCAGgcctatgtggatgacatggtggtcacctcgtAG
- the LOC137834216 gene encoding uncharacterized protein: MTDLPIRKVLQKPDVAGRMVRWAVELSEFDVQYEHRGPIKGQVYADFVAELSPGNAQQEEEQGSRAGVNLEGPNGLLIEQTLRFAFKACNNQVEYEALIAGMLLGKEMGARSLLEKSDSQLVTGQVIGEYQAKDPQMVAYLGYDQVLNGAFIVFELLHVLKEQNARVDLLAKLASSDKGARQRTVIQETLETPRTFVAENMVCVLEDGDTWMTPYRRYLADGILQVEPEEGKKIKRNSSRYTLMDGVLFRHGFTHPILTCVSGDQCTRIMVELHEGICGSHVGGRSLASKVVRAGYYWPTVRED, encoded by the exons ATGACGGACCTCCCTATTCGAAAAGTGCTGCAAAAGCCAGACgtggcgggaaggatggtgcgaTGGGCGGTGGAGCTATCGGAGTTCGACGTCCAGTATGAGCACCGAGGCCCCATCAAAGGCCAAGTCTATGCGGATTTCGTGGCAGAGCTCTCCCCAGGAAATGCGCAGCAAGAAGAGGAG CAAGGGAGCAGAGCTGGTGTGAATTTGGAGGGGCCTAATGGGCTGTTGATTGAGCAGACCCTaaggttcgccttcaaagcctgTAATAACCAAGTAGAGTATGAGGCCCTAATAGCTGGAATGCTCTTGGGCAAGGAGATGGGTGCACGGAGCTTGCTAGAAAAGAGCGATTCCCAGTTGGTTACGGGTCAAGTGATCGGGGAGTACCAagccaaagatccacaaatggttGCATACTTGGGCTATGATCAAGTCTTGAATGGGGCGTTCATAGTGTTTGAGTTGCTACACGTCCTAAAGGAGCAGAATGCCCGTgttgacctgctcgccaagctggccagctcggACAAGGGGGCAAGGCAGAGGACGGTAATACAAGAAACCCTCGAAACACCACGAACGTTTGTTGCAGAGAACATG GTATGCGTGCTTGAAGATGGGGATACGTGGATGACGCCATATAGGCGCTACCTTGCCGATGGGATACTCCAAGTAGAGCCCGAGGagggcaagaagataaagagaaaCTCATCAAGGTACACCCTTATGGAtggagtgttgttcaggcatgggttcacACACCCGATCTTGACGTGTGTGAGCGGAGATCAGTGCACGAGGATAATGGTTGAGCTCCACGAggggatttgtgggagccatGTTGGTGGTAGGTCCTTAGCGTCGAAGGTTGTCCGTGCAGGGTACTATTGGCCAACAGTAAGAGAAGATTAA